A genomic segment from Variovorax paradoxus B4 encodes:
- a CDS encoding ribose-phosphate pyrophosphokinase → MQANHPDFMVFTGNANPGLAAEIAHNLGTSLGAARVGRFSDGEVTVEINQNVRARDVFVVQSTCAPTNENLMELLIMVDALKRASAERISAVIPYYGYARQDRRPRSSRVPISAKVVANLLETVGVERVLTMDLHADQIQGFFDIPVDNIYASPVLLGDLRQKNYEDLIVVSPDVGGVVRARALAKQLNCDLAIIDKRRPKANVSEVMNVIGEIDGRNCVIMDDMIDTAGTLVKAAEVLKERGAKSVYAYCTHPIFSGPAIERITHSALDEVVVTNTIPLSDSALACGKVRQLSVAPLIAETIQRIAKGESVMSLFSDQDNLF, encoded by the coding sequence ATGCAGGCTAATCACCCTGATTTCATGGTTTTCACCGGCAACGCCAATCCTGGCCTGGCCGCAGAAATCGCGCACAACCTCGGTACCTCGCTGGGTGCCGCGCGCGTTGGACGCTTCTCCGACGGCGAAGTCACCGTCGAGATCAACCAGAACGTCCGGGCGCGCGACGTGTTCGTGGTGCAGTCGACCTGCGCTCCGACCAACGAAAACCTGATGGAGCTGCTCATCATGGTCGACGCGCTCAAGCGCGCTTCGGCCGAGCGGATCAGCGCGGTGATTCCCTACTACGGCTATGCCCGCCAGGACCGCCGCCCGCGTTCGAGCCGCGTGCCGATCTCGGCCAAGGTGGTGGCCAACCTGCTGGAAACCGTGGGCGTCGAGCGCGTGCTCACGATGGACCTTCACGCCGACCAGATCCAGGGCTTCTTCGACATTCCGGTCGACAACATCTATGCGTCGCCGGTGCTGCTGGGCGATCTGCGCCAGAAGAACTACGAAGACCTGATCGTGGTCTCGCCCGACGTCGGCGGCGTGGTGCGCGCCCGTGCGCTGGCCAAGCAGCTGAACTGCGACCTCGCCATCATCGACAAGCGCCGCCCGAAGGCCAACGTGAGCGAGGTCATGAACGTGATCGGCGAAATCGACGGCCGCAACTGCGTGATCATGGACGACATGATCGACACCGCGGGCACGCTGGTGAAGGCGGCCGAAGTGCTCAAGGAGCGCGGTGCGAAAAGCGTCTACGCCTATTGCACGCACCCGATCTTCTCGGGCCCGGCCATCGAGCGCATCACCCACTCCGCGCTCGACGAAGTGGTCGTGACCAACACCATTCCCCTTTCCGACAGCGCCCTGGCGTGTGGAAAGGTTCGCCAGCTCTCCGTGGCACCGCTGATCGCCGAGACGATCCAGCGCATTGCCAAGGGCGAGTCGGTCATGAGTTTGTTCTCGGACCAGGACAACCTGTTCTGA
- the ispE gene encoding 4-(cytidine 5'-diphospho)-2-C-methyl-D-erythritol kinase has product MKAIYDLPAPAKLNLFLHITGRREDGYHLLQSVFMLIDWCDTLHVELRSDGQLSREDLTTELPPDDLVLRAARALQAHAAPGQGAHIGIAKQVPAQAGMGGGSSDAATCLLALNRLWNLNLPLSRLADIGVKLGADVPFFLGGRNAWVEGIGEKIRPVDIPPARFVVAKPPQGLDTRLIFSAPDLQRATPVAIISGFAADSEQLEAPNPESSAFKVFDFGHNDLQPVAQRLCPAVTDAIEWLGAQGLKARMTGSGSSVFAKMPQEPQEAQLAEAPKGWQVRQCSNLAVHPLWGWAT; this is encoded by the coding sequence ATGAAGGCGATCTACGACCTTCCAGCACCGGCCAAGCTCAACCTCTTCCTGCACATCACCGGCCGGCGCGAAGACGGCTACCACCTGCTGCAGTCGGTCTTCATGCTGATCGACTGGTGCGACACGCTCCACGTCGAGCTGCGTAGCGACGGCCAGCTCAGCCGCGAAGACCTGACGACCGAACTGCCGCCCGACGATCTCGTGCTGCGCGCGGCGCGGGCGCTCCAGGCGCATGCGGCGCCCGGCCAGGGCGCCCACATCGGCATTGCCAAGCAGGTGCCGGCGCAGGCCGGCATGGGCGGAGGCTCTTCGGATGCCGCCACATGCCTGCTGGCCCTGAACCGCCTGTGGAACCTGAACCTGCCGCTGTCGCGCCTGGCTGACATCGGCGTGAAACTGGGCGCCGACGTGCCGTTCTTCCTTGGCGGGCGCAATGCCTGGGTTGAGGGAATCGGCGAGAAAATCAGGCCCGTGGACATCCCGCCCGCACGGTTCGTGGTGGCCAAGCCACCCCAGGGACTCGATACCCGGCTAATTTTTTCTGCGCCCGACCTTCAACGCGCCACTCCTGTTGCTATAATCTCGGGCTTTGCTGCAGATAGCGAACAGCTTGAAGCTCCAAACCCCGAAAGCAGCGCTTTCAAGGTTTTCGACTTCGGCCACAACGACCTGCAGCCGGTTGCCCAGCGGCTTTGCCCCGCGGTCACCGACGCCATCGAATGGCTCGGTGCCCAAGGATTGAAAGCCCGGATGACCGGCTCCGGAAGTTCGGTTTTCGCGAAAATGCCGCAAGAGCCGCAGGAAGCGCAACTGGCCGAAGCCCCCAAGGGCTGGCAGGTTCGCCAATGCAGCAACCTGGCCGTTCATCCACTTTGGGGATGGGCGACCTGA
- a CDS encoding YfhL family 4Fe-4S dicluster ferredoxin, giving the protein MALMITDECINCDVCEPECPNDAIYMGAEFYEIDPHKCTECVGHFDEPQCVQVCPVACIPIHPEHVESRETLWQKFERLAAAKAKAVAAQSQAPSAGA; this is encoded by the coding sequence ATGGCCCTCATGATCACCGACGAATGCATCAACTGCGATGTCTGCGAGCCCGAGTGCCCGAACGATGCGATCTACATGGGTGCGGAGTTCTACGAGATCGACCCGCACAAGTGCACCGAATGCGTCGGCCACTTCGACGAGCCGCAGTGTGTGCAGGTGTGCCCGGTGGCGTGCATCCCGATCCACCCGGAGCACGTGGAAAGCCGCGAGACGCTCTGGCAGAAGTTCGAGCGGCTCGCCGCAGCCAAGGCAAAGGCCGTGGCCGCGCAGTCGCAGGCGCCTTCAGCCGGCGCTTGA
- a CDS encoding tetratricopeptide repeat protein encodes MIPSLRRHRLAAAASLMLLACAAQAQTSDPAAPKSPAPIIERPAPSRPGTRPATVPAAAAKPASEPDARPSALTSELFYEILMGEMTARSGDPGSGYALVLDAARRLRDGKLFQRAVEIALQSRSGDAALAASRAWQETLPNSRDARRIELQILIALNRIGETVEPLRAEIAATPQIEKPMLMAVITRNYSRASDKKQAASVVEQALVDELKSPATGALAWATVGRMRLNAGDTSGALDAAFKGQQIDPASDAPAALALEMIDPGQPLAEPIVTRYLANNPKAPPDLRIAYARVLVENRRYADSTAQLQALTAARPELAEPWLLLGSLQAQARQDAAAETSLKRYIDLSANQKDPDDRQRGTTQAYLVLSQLAERRKDFTAAERWLARVDSTDDLVVAQTRRAGLLARQGKLPQARELVRGLPERTPEDKKQKFLAEVQLLRDAKQYQAAYDMLTQASAAAPNDSDLVYDQAMVAEKLNRLDEMERLLRRLIELKPENQNAYNALGYSFADRKIRLDEARTLIQKAVQLAPEDPFIADSLGWVEFRLGNTTEAIRILEAAYKTRPDPEIGAHFGEVLWATGQKDRAVTIWKEALLSDAENETLQETLKRLRVKP; translated from the coding sequence ATGATTCCATCGCTCCGCCGACACCGCCTTGCGGCGGCCGCGTCTCTCATGTTGCTGGCTTGTGCCGCTCAGGCGCAAACCTCCGATCCCGCCGCGCCCAAGAGCCCGGCACCCATCATCGAACGGCCGGCGCCATCCCGGCCGGGCACGAGGCCGGCAACGGTGCCGGCGGCCGCCGCGAAGCCGGCCAGCGAACCGGACGCGCGGCCCTCGGCGCTCACCTCCGAGCTGTTCTACGAAATCCTGATGGGCGAGATGACCGCGCGCTCCGGCGACCCCGGATCGGGCTATGCGCTGGTGCTCGACGCGGCCCGGCGGCTGCGCGACGGCAAGCTGTTCCAGCGCGCGGTCGAGATCGCCCTGCAGTCGCGCTCCGGCGACGCAGCGCTCGCGGCCTCCCGCGCATGGCAGGAGACGCTGCCCAACTCGCGCGATGCTCGGCGCATCGAGCTGCAGATACTGATTGCGCTCAACCGCATTGGCGAAACGGTCGAGCCGCTGCGGGCCGAAATCGCCGCCACGCCGCAGATCGAAAAGCCGATGCTGATGGCGGTGATCACGCGCAACTACTCGCGCGCCTCCGACAAGAAGCAGGCCGCCTCGGTGGTCGAGCAGGCATTGGTCGACGAGCTCAAGAGCCCGGCGACCGGCGCACTGGCCTGGGCCACGGTCGGCCGCATGCGCCTGAACGCCGGCGACACCTCCGGCGCCCTGGACGCCGCATTCAAGGGCCAGCAGATCGACCCCGCTTCCGACGCGCCGGCCGCACTGGCGCTCGAGATGATCGACCCCGGCCAGCCGCTCGCGGAACCGATCGTCACGCGCTACCTGGCCAACAACCCCAAGGCGCCGCCCGACCTGCGCATCGCCTACGCGCGCGTGCTGGTCGAAAACCGCCGCTATGCGGATTCCACCGCGCAACTGCAGGCGCTCACCGCGGCGCGGCCCGAACTGGCCGAGCCCTGGCTGCTGCTCGGCAGCCTGCAGGCGCAGGCCCGGCAGGACGCGGCGGCCGAAACATCGCTCAAGCGCTACATCGACCTGTCGGCCAACCAGAAAGACCCGGACGATCGCCAGCGCGGCACCACGCAGGCGTATCTCGTTCTTTCGCAACTGGCGGAGCGCCGCAAGGACTTCACGGCCGCGGAGCGCTGGCTCGCACGCGTCGACAGCACCGACGACCTCGTCGTTGCGCAGACGCGCCGCGCAGGTCTCCTGGCGCGCCAGGGCAAGCTGCCCCAGGCGCGTGAACTCGTGCGCGGCCTGCCCGAGCGCACGCCCGAAGACAAGAAGCAGAAATTCCTCGCCGAAGTGCAGCTGCTGCGCGACGCCAAGCAATACCAGGCGGCCTACGACATGCTGACGCAGGCTTCCGCCGCCGCCCCGAACGACAGCGACCTGGTCTATGACCAGGCGATGGTGGCCGAAAAGCTCAACCGCCTCGACGAAATGGAGCGGCTCCTGCGCAGGCTGATCGAACTCAAGCCCGAGAACCAGAACGCGTACAACGCGCTCGGCTACTCCTTCGCCGATCGCAAGATCCGCCTCGACGAGGCGCGAACGCTGATCCAGAAAGCCGTGCAGCTGGCCCCCGAAGATCCCTTCATTGCGGACAGCCTGGGCTGGGTGGAATTCCGGCTGGGCAACACGACCGAGGCCATCCGCATCCTCGAGGCGGCCTACAAGACCCGGCCCGATCCGGAAATCGGCGCGCATTTCGGTGAAGTGCTCTGGGCAACCGGCCAGAAGGACCGCGCGGTCACGATCTGGAAGGAAGCCCTTCTGAGCGACGCCGAGAACGAGACCTTGCAGGAAACGCTCAAGCGCCTGCGGGTCAAGCCGTGA
- a CDS encoding lipoprotein insertase outer membrane protein LolB yields the protein MSLRIDSQPVQTFSALFELRGSPEAGELSLTSPIGSTLAQLHWAPGEALLKNGSDIRRFDSVDALIEAATGAAIPVGALFGWLAGRNERVPGWRPDLAQVANGRLQATRETPGPTADLRIVFERS from the coding sequence ATGTCGCTGCGCATCGACAGCCAGCCGGTGCAGACCTTCTCCGCACTGTTCGAACTGCGTGGTTCCCCCGAGGCGGGCGAGCTCTCGCTCACGAGCCCGATCGGCAGCACTCTGGCCCAGTTGCACTGGGCGCCCGGCGAGGCCCTGCTCAAGAATGGCAGCGATATCCGGCGCTTCGACTCGGTCGACGCATTGATCGAGGCCGCCACCGGTGCCGCCATACCCGTCGGCGCGCTCTTCGGCTGGCTCGCGGGCCGCAACGAACGCGTGCCCGGCTGGCGTCCCGATCTGGCGCAGGTCGCGAACGGCCGCCTGCAGGCCACCCGCGAAACTCCCGGCCCCACGGCGGACCTGCGCATCGTCTTCGAGCGGTCATGA
- a CDS encoding ATP-binding cassette domain-containing protein, translated as MNQPASTQPLLEVTDLVRHYALPREKLFGPPPLVKALNGVSFEVAAGRSLGIVGESGSGKSTIARLVMALDTPTSGSVRMLGRDLHRLPKGELRTARRDFQMVFQDPYGSLDPRQTVARIVAEPLEALAETSRAIQRERASEALAAVGLRTTDMDKYPHEFSGGQRQRIAIARALITRPKLIVADEPVSALDVSVQAQVLNLMQDLQQQFGVSYLLISHDLAVVNHLCDEVCVVWKGKIVEQGPPGELFRNAQHPYTRTLLDAVPRTPAGGTLLAA; from the coding sequence ATGAACCAGCCCGCCAGCACGCAGCCCCTGCTCGAGGTGACGGACCTCGTGCGCCACTACGCGCTGCCGCGCGAAAAGCTCTTCGGGCCGCCGCCGCTTGTGAAGGCGCTCAACGGCGTCAGCTTCGAAGTGGCGGCCGGCCGCAGCCTGGGCATCGTCGGCGAATCGGGCTCGGGCAAGTCGACCATCGCACGCCTGGTCATGGCGCTCGACACGCCCACCTCGGGCAGCGTGCGCATGCTGGGCCGCGACCTGCACCGGCTGCCCAAGGGCGAGCTGCGCACGGCGCGGCGAGACTTCCAGATGGTGTTCCAGGACCCGTACGGCTCGCTGGATCCGCGCCAGACGGTGGCGCGCATCGTCGCCGAACCGCTCGAAGCGCTGGCCGAAACCAGCCGTGCGATTCAGCGCGAGCGCGCCTCCGAAGCACTGGCCGCAGTGGGCCTGCGCACCACCGACATGGACAAGTACCCGCACGAGTTCTCGGGCGGGCAGCGCCAGCGCATCGCAATCGCACGCGCGCTCATCACGCGGCCCAAGCTCATCGTGGCCGACGAGCCCGTGAGCGCGCTCGACGTGTCGGTGCAGGCCCAGGTGCTCAATCTCATGCAGGACCTGCAGCAGCAGTTCGGTGTCAGCTACCTGCTCATCAGCCACGATCTCGCGGTGGTGAACCACCTGTGCGACGAGGTCTGCGTGGTGTGGAAAGGCAAGATCGTCGAGCAGGGCCCTCCCGGCGAACTCTTTCGCAATGCGCAGCATCCCTACACGCGCACGCTGCTCGACGCGGTGCCGCGCACGCCTGCCGGCGGGACGCTGCTGGCGGCCTGA
- a CDS encoding ABC transporter permease, with the protein MSATTVPSAAALKVPGFWRRALRHRSFALGGVLTLLLLLAAAVSLVWTPWSPYEMDMASKLKPPSGSHWLGTDTYGRDVASLLLVGARASILVGVIAVGIGLVVGTALGLLAAARRGWVEEAIMRLTDFSLAFPAILSAIMMTAVFGAGIVNAIIAIGIYNIPTFARITRASANAIWSREYVAAARACGKGSFAITMQHVLPNISAVLIVQITIRFAIAILAEAALSYLGLGTQPPQPSWGRMLSEAQTMMFQSPLLAVFPGMAIAMAVLGLNLLGDGLRDLLDPRLARAR; encoded by the coding sequence ATGAGCGCCACCACTGTTCCGAGCGCAGCGGCGCTCAAGGTGCCGGGCTTCTGGCGCCGCGCGCTCCGGCACCGCAGCTTCGCGCTCGGCGGCGTGCTGACGCTGCTCCTGCTGCTGGCCGCCGCCGTCTCGCTGGTGTGGACGCCCTGGTCGCCCTACGAGATGGACATGGCCAGCAAGCTGAAGCCACCCTCGGGCTCGCACTGGCTGGGCACCGACACCTACGGACGCGACGTGGCCTCCCTGCTGCTCGTGGGCGCGCGGGCGTCCATCCTGGTGGGCGTGATCGCGGTGGGCATCGGCCTGGTCGTCGGCACGGCGCTGGGCCTGCTCGCCGCGGCGCGGCGCGGCTGGGTCGAGGAAGCGATCATGCGGCTCACCGATTTCTCGCTCGCGTTTCCGGCCATCCTGTCGGCCATCATGATGACGGCGGTGTTCGGCGCCGGCATCGTGAACGCGATCATCGCGATCGGCATCTACAACATCCCGACCTTCGCCCGCATCACGCGCGCCTCGGCCAACGCCATCTGGTCGCGCGAATACGTGGCGGCCGCGCGCGCCTGCGGCAAGGGTTCGTTCGCCATCACGATGCAGCACGTGCTGCCCAACATCTCGGCCGTGCTGATCGTGCAGATCACGATCCGCTTCGCGATCGCCATCCTGGCCGAGGCCGCCCTTTCCTACCTCGGCCTGGGCACGCAGCCGCCGCAGCCCTCGTGGGGCCGCATGCTGAGCGAGGCACAGACCATGATGTTCCAGTCGCCGCTGCTCGCGGTGTTCCCCGGCATGGCCATTGCCATGGCGGTGCTCGGCCTGAACCTGCTCGGCGACGGGCTGCGCGACCTGCTCGACCCGCGCCTTGCGCGCGCCCGCTAA
- a CDS encoding 50S ribosomal protein L25/general stress protein Ctc, whose amino-acid sequence MKFVAFERAKQGTGASRRLRISGKTPGIVYGGEGQPQLIELDHNALWHALKKEAFHSSILEMELGGATSKVLLRDVQYHPFRQLVQHIDFQRVDAKTRMHMKVPLHYKGEEESDAVKLDHNLVTHVMTELEVSCLPSDLPEFIEVDLSSLKKNATLHVSDIKLPKGVKFVSHGKLNPVIVSAVPPLVAEEPAAAAEGAAPAEGAAPAAGGKPAAKTAKPAAKK is encoded by the coding sequence ATGAAATTCGTCGCTTTTGAGCGCGCCAAGCAGGGCACGGGTGCGAGCCGCCGTCTCCGCATCTCGGGCAAGACGCCCGGTATCGTCTACGGTGGTGAAGGCCAGCCCCAGCTGATCGAGCTCGATCACAACGCGCTGTGGCACGCCCTCAAGAAGGAAGCCTTCCACTCGTCGATCCTCGAAATGGAACTCGGCGGCGCCACCAGCAAGGTGCTGCTGCGCGACGTGCAGTACCACCCGTTCCGCCAGCTGGTGCAGCACATCGACTTCCAGCGCGTCGATGCCAAGACCCGCATGCACATGAAGGTGCCGCTTCACTACAAGGGTGAAGAAGAGTCCGACGCCGTCAAGCTCGACCACAACCTCGTGACCCACGTCATGACCGAACTCGAAGTCAGCTGCCTGCCGAGCGACCTCCCCGAGTTCATCGAAGTGGACCTCTCGAGCCTCAAGAAGAACGCCACGCTGCACGTGAGCGACATCAAGCTGCCCAAGGGCGTGAAGTTCGTGAGCCACGGCAAGCTGAACCCGGTCATCGTGTCGGCCGTGCCGCCGCTGGTCGCCGAAGAGCCGGCAGCCGCCGCTGAAGGCGCAGCACCTGCCGAAGGCGCCGCACCGGCTGCCGGTGGCAAGCCTGCCGCCAAGACGGCAAAGCCCGCCGCGAAGAAGTAA
- the mutM gene encoding bifunctional DNA-formamidopyrimidine glycosylase/DNA-(apurinic or apyrimidinic site) lyase gives MPELPEVEVTRRGFAERIAGARIDAVRIGKPLRWALMVAPETLVGRRVLQVRRRGKYLLIDLDRGLLLLHLGMSGSLRFDALLPPPGVHDHFDLVTELGTLRLNDPRRFGAVVYVEDEAAPWAVKLLGGLGMEPLGDAFDLDAFHAGLRKRRTAVKQVLLAGDVVVGVGNIYASEALFQAGIRPTLSAARISRPRAARLHAAVREILARAVEKGGSTLRDFSNVDGQNGYFQLEATVYGRAGEPCRVCATPIRQLRQGQRSTYYCPNCQK, from the coding sequence ATGCCTGAGCTTCCCGAAGTCGAAGTGACGCGGCGCGGTTTTGCCGAACGCATTGCCGGTGCACGCATCGATGCGGTTCGCATCGGCAAACCGTTGCGGTGGGCGCTGATGGTCGCGCCCGAGACGCTGGTCGGTCGCCGGGTGCTGCAGGTGCGGCGGCGCGGAAAGTACCTGCTGATCGACCTCGATCGCGGCCTGCTGCTGCTGCACCTGGGCATGTCGGGCAGCCTGCGCTTCGATGCGTTGCTTCCCCCGCCGGGCGTTCACGATCATTTCGATCTCGTGACCGAACTCGGTACGCTGCGGCTGAACGATCCGCGCCGCTTCGGCGCCGTGGTCTACGTGGAGGACGAGGCCGCGCCGTGGGCCGTCAAGCTGCTCGGCGGCCTGGGGATGGAGCCGCTGGGCGATGCCTTCGATCTGGATGCGTTTCACGCCGGCCTTCGCAAGCGCCGGACGGCGGTGAAGCAGGTGCTGCTCGCGGGCGACGTGGTGGTGGGGGTGGGAAACATCTACGCGTCGGAGGCGCTGTTCCAGGCGGGCATCCGACCCACGCTTTCGGCCGCGCGCATCAGCCGGCCGAGGGCGGCCAGGCTTCATGCGGCCGTGCGCGAAATCCTTGCAAGGGCGGTCGAGAAGGGCGGCAGCACGCTGCGCGACTTTTCCAACGTGGACGGGCAGAACGGCTATTTCCAGCTCGAAGCCACGGTCTACGGCCGGGCTGGCGAACCCTGTCGGGTCTGCGCAACGCCGATCCGGCAACTGCGCCAAGGGCAGCGTTCCACTTACTATTGCCCGAATTGTCAAAAATAG
- a CDS encoding ABC transporter ATP-binding protein: MPLLEVKDLHVELQTQRGPAEAVRGIGFTLERGETLGIVGESGCGKSITVMSLMGLLPSTAKVRGSIRFDGTELVGLGEKAMCQIRGNRIGMIFQEPMTALNPVHTIARQVGEPLRLHRGLTGAEARKEVLALLERVGIPDAASRLDAYPHQFSGGQRQRIGIAMALACGPDLLIADEPTTALDVTIQKQILELIQGLVAERGMALILISHDLGVIAQSVSKMLVMYGGSVVESGPTDTVFAERAHPYTQGLFAARPALGAPRGIRLATIRGSVPELVDLPPGCPFAGRCKYTVDACHTTRPPPTVLRHEHAVRCIRLEEIAAEGALES, translated from the coding sequence ATGCCACTGCTCGAAGTCAAAGACCTGCACGTCGAACTGCAAACGCAGCGCGGCCCCGCCGAGGCCGTGCGCGGCATCGGCTTCACGCTGGAGCGCGGCGAAACGCTGGGCATCGTCGGCGAATCGGGCTGCGGCAAGTCGATCACGGTGATGTCGCTGATGGGCCTGTTGCCGTCGACCGCCAAGGTCAGGGGCAGCATCCGCTTCGACGGCACCGAGCTCGTGGGCCTGGGCGAAAAAGCCATGTGCCAGATCCGCGGCAACCGCATCGGCATGATCTTCCAGGAGCCGATGACAGCGCTGAACCCGGTTCACACCATTGCGCGCCAGGTCGGCGAGCCGCTTCGGCTGCACCGCGGGCTCACGGGCGCCGAAGCGCGCAAGGAAGTGCTGGCACTGCTCGAGCGCGTGGGCATTCCCGATGCGGCTTCGCGGCTCGATGCCTATCCGCACCAGTTCTCGGGCGGGCAGCGCCAGCGCATCGGCATCGCGATGGCCCTGGCCTGCGGCCCCGACCTGCTGATTGCCGACGAGCCCACCACCGCGCTCGACGTCACCATCCAGAAGCAGATCCTCGAACTCATCCAGGGCCTGGTCGCGGAGCGCGGCATGGCGCTGATCCTGATCTCGCACGACCTTGGCGTGATCGCCCAGAGCGTCTCGAAGATGCTGGTGATGTACGGCGGCAGCGTGGTCGAGAGCGGCCCGACCGACACGGTGTTCGCCGAGCGCGCGCATCCCTACACCCAGGGCCTGTTCGCGGCGCGACCGGCGCTCGGCGCGCCGCGCGGCATTCGCCTGGCAACCATCCGGGGCAGCGTGCCCGAACTGGTCGACCTGCCGCCGGGCTGCCCATTCGCGGGCCGCTGCAAGTACACGGTCGATGCCTGCCACACGACCCGGCCGCCGCCCACCGTGCTGCGGCACGAGCACGCGGTGCGCTGCATCCGGCTCGAGGAAATTGCGGCGGAAGGCGCGCTCGAATCATGA
- a CDS encoding ABC transporter permease, which yields MSLFILKRLATLIGTLIGASVIVFLVLEILPGNAAQMLMGPDAAPEAVAALATKLGLDQPAWTRYWHWIAGLLTGNLGDSYAYSSPVLDLILERLALTVPLALLAMALTTVLALLVGVTAAARHNKLGDVGLMGLTQVGIAIPNFWFAILLILVFSVQLQWFSAGGFEGWGEGIFAGIKSLLLPALSLAVVQAAILARITRSAVLEVMREDFVRTARAKGVSQRAVLWTHVLRNAMIPVVTVMGMQFSELLAGTIVVENVFYLPGLGRLIFQAISNRDLIVVRNCVMLLAALVVIVNFVVDVLYAVIDPRIKASDI from the coding sequence ATGAGCCTGTTTATTCTCAAGCGCCTCGCCACGCTGATCGGTACGCTGATCGGCGCCTCGGTCATCGTCTTCCTCGTCCTCGAGATCCTGCCCGGCAATGCCGCGCAGATGCTCATGGGGCCCGACGCCGCGCCCGAGGCGGTGGCCGCCCTGGCCACCAAGCTCGGCCTCGACCAGCCGGCCTGGACGCGCTACTGGCACTGGATTGCCGGCCTCCTGACCGGCAACCTGGGCGACAGCTACGCCTACAGCTCGCCGGTGCTCGACCTCATCCTCGAACGGCTCGCGCTCACCGTGCCGCTCGCCCTGCTCGCGATGGCCTTGACCACGGTGCTCGCGCTGCTGGTGGGCGTGACCGCCGCCGCGCGCCACAACAAGCTCGGCGACGTCGGCCTGATGGGTCTCACGCAGGTGGGCATCGCCATTCCCAATTTCTGGTTCGCGATCCTGCTGATCCTGGTGTTCTCGGTTCAGCTGCAGTGGTTCTCGGCCGGCGGCTTCGAGGGCTGGGGCGAAGGCATCTTCGCGGGCATCAAGTCGCTGCTGCTGCCTGCCCTCTCGCTGGCGGTGGTGCAGGCCGCGATCCTCGCGCGCATCACGCGCTCGGCGGTGCTCGAGGTAATGCGCGAAGACTTCGTGCGCACCGCGCGTGCCAAGGGCGTTTCGCAGCGCGCGGTGCTCTGGACCCATGTGCTGCGCAACGCGATGATCCCGGTGGTCACCGTCATGGGCATGCAGTTTTCCGAGCTGCTGGCCGGCACCATCGTGGTGGAGAACGTGTTCTACCTGCCGGGCCTGGGCCGGCTGATCTTCCAGGCCATCAGCAACCGCGACCTGATCGTGGTGCGCAACTGCGTGATGCTGCTCGCGGCCCTGGTGGTCATCGTGAATTTCGTGGTCGACGTGCTCTATGCCGTGATCGATCCGCGCATCAAGGCGAGCGACATATGA
- the pth gene encoding aminoacyl-tRNA hydrolase, producing MIKLFVGLGNPGPEYEATRHNAGFWWIDALARDWKLNLAPERSYHGLAARANIDGQSVWLLEPQTFMNLSGKSVGALARFFKIAPEEILVVHDELDVVPGQAKLKFGGSHAGHNGLRDIHAQLGTGDYWRLRLGIGHPGVKSEVINWVLKKPLKEQREAIEDAIARTLHAAPALVAGEMEKATLIIHTSKPPRPKPPRREPGDGGAPAAA from the coding sequence ATGATCAAGCTGTTTGTCGGCCTCGGTAACCCGGGTCCTGAATACGAAGCCACCCGGCACAACGCCGGCTTCTGGTGGATCGACGCCCTCGCGCGCGACTGGAAGCTCAACCTCGCGCCCGAGCGCAGCTACCACGGCCTTGCGGCACGCGCGAACATCGACGGGCAAAGCGTCTGGCTCCTGGAGCCGCAGACCTTCATGAACCTGTCGGGCAAATCGGTGGGCGCGCTTGCCCGCTTCTTCAAGATCGCGCCCGAGGAAATCCTCGTGGTGCACGACGAGCTTGACGTGGTGCCCGGCCAGGCCAAGCTCAAGTTCGGCGGCAGCCACGCAGGCCACAACGGCCTGCGCGACATCCATGCGCAGCTGGGCACCGGCGACTACTGGCGCCTGCGCCTGGGCATCGGACACCCCGGCGTGAAGTCAGAGGTCATCAACTGGGTGCTCAAGAAGCCGCTGAAGGAGCAGCGCGAAGCCATCGAGGACGCCATCGCGCGCACGCTGCACGCGGCGCCCGCGCTGGTGGCGGGCGAAATGGAAAAGGCCACCTTGATCATCCACACGAGCAAACCGCCCCGGCCCAAACCGCCGCGGCGGGAGCCCGGCGACGGAGGCGCGCCCGCCGCCGCCTAG